One window of the Diospyros lotus cultivar Yz01 chromosome 12, ASM1463336v1, whole genome shotgun sequence genome contains the following:
- the LOC127786818 gene encoding GTP 3',8-cyclase, mitochondrial isoform X1 has product MWRYLSGAFDAYPASRRFRPVNCKIKSYYQSRNSIGRSSLNGHLGRSLTKMFAISCEKLSVDEPKDNSVSDMLVDSFGRLHTYLRISLTERCNLRCQYCMPAEGVELTPSPQLLSQNEIIRLASLFVSSGVDKIRLTGGEPTIRKDIEGICSQLSNLKGLKTLAMTTNGITLARKLPKLKECGLSALNISLDTLIPAKFEFLTRRKGHEKVMESINAAIDLGYNPVKVNCVVMRGFNDDEICDFVELTREKPINVRFIEFMPFDGNVWNVKKLVPYAEMLDRVGKQFKGLKRLQDHAKETAKNFRIDGHYGTVSFITSMTEHFCAGCNRLRLLADGNFKVCLFGPSEVSLRDPLRHGVDDTELKEIIGAAVKRKKASHAGMFDIAKTPNRPMIHIGG; this is encoded by the exons ATGTGGCGCTACTTGTCCGGAGCTTTTGATGCCTATCCGGCTTCCCGAAGATTTCGCCCG GTGAATTGCAAAATCAAATCATACTACCAATCAAGGAATAGCATCGGACGCAGTTCACTGAATGGTCATCTAGGTCGATCCTTGACAAAGATGTTTGCAATTTCATGTGAGAAGTTATCAGTAGATGAGCCAAAAGATAATTCTGTTTCTGATATGTTAGTTGACTCCTTTGGGAGGCTACATACGTACTTGAGAATCTCCCTGACGGAGCGCTGCAATTTACGTTGCCAGTACTGTATGCCAGCGGAGGGTGTGGAACTCACTCCTAGTCCCCAACTTCTCTCACAGAATGAGATTATTCGTCTAGCCAGTCTTTTTGTCAGCTCTGGGGTGGATAAAATTCGTCTGACTGGTGGAGAGCCTACCATTAGGAAAGATATTGAAGGGATTTGCTCACAGCTCTCCAACTTGAAAGGTCTAAAGACCTTGGCTATGACAACAAATGGAATCACATTAGCAAGAAAACTTCCCAAGTTGAAAGAGTGTGGGCTTAGTGCATTGAATATTAGCTTAGATACATTGATCCCagcaaaatttgaatttctgaCCAGACGAAAAGGTCATGAAAAGGTTATGGAGTCAATTAATGCTGCCATAGACCTTGGATACAATCCTGTTAAA GTGAATTGTGTTGTAATGCGTGGATTcaatgatgatgaaatatgtgATTTTGTGGAGTTGACTCGTGAGAAACCAATTAATGTTCGGTTTATTGAGTTTATGCCTTTCGATGGAAATGTTTGGAATGTCAAGAAGCTTGTACCCTACGCCGAAATGTTGGACAGAGTG GGTAAACAGTTTAAAGGGCTAAAGAGACTCCAAGATCATGCTAAAGAGACGGCCAAGAATTTTAGGATTGATGGGCATTATGGCACAGTTTCTTTTATCACATCAATGACTGAGCATTTTTGTGCTGGCTGCAATAGGTTGCGTCTTTTGGCAGATGGCAACTTTAAAGTATGCTTATTTGGCCCCTCAGAG GTTAGCCTGAGGGATCCCCTTCGTCATGGTGTAGATGATACTGAGCTCAAGGAAATTATTGGGGCTGCG GTTAAGAGGAAGAAAGCTTCTCATGCTGGAATGTTTGACATTGCAAAGACCCCAAATAGACCTATGATACACATTGGCGGCTAG
- the LOC127786818 gene encoding GTP 3',8-cyclase, mitochondrial isoform X2, protein MWRYLSGAFDAYPASRRFRPVNCKIKSYYQSRNSIGRSSLNGHLGRSLTKMFAISCEKLSVDEPKDNSVSDMLVDSFGRLHTYLRISLTERCNLRCQYCMPAEGVELTPSPQLLSQNEIIRLASLFVSSGVDKIRLTGGEPTIRKDIEGICSQLSNLKGLKTLAMTTNGITLARKLPKLKECGLSALNISLDTLIPAKFEFLTRRKGHEKVMESINAAIDLGYNPVKVNCVVMRGFNDDEICDFVELTREKPINVRFIEFMPFDGNVWNVKKLVPYAEMLDRVGKQFKGLKRLQDHAKETAKNFRIDGHYGTVSFITSMTEHFCAGCNRLRLLADGNFKVCLFGPSEILALSWISRMLFFMATFKRSSIWSNHLGLLLKGSLDWLA, encoded by the exons ATGTGGCGCTACTTGTCCGGAGCTTTTGATGCCTATCCGGCTTCCCGAAGATTTCGCCCG GTGAATTGCAAAATCAAATCATACTACCAATCAAGGAATAGCATCGGACGCAGTTCACTGAATGGTCATCTAGGTCGATCCTTGACAAAGATGTTTGCAATTTCATGTGAGAAGTTATCAGTAGATGAGCCAAAAGATAATTCTGTTTCTGATATGTTAGTTGACTCCTTTGGGAGGCTACATACGTACTTGAGAATCTCCCTGACGGAGCGCTGCAATTTACGTTGCCAGTACTGTATGCCAGCGGAGGGTGTGGAACTCACTCCTAGTCCCCAACTTCTCTCACAGAATGAGATTATTCGTCTAGCCAGTCTTTTTGTCAGCTCTGGGGTGGATAAAATTCGTCTGACTGGTGGAGAGCCTACCATTAGGAAAGATATTGAAGGGATTTGCTCACAGCTCTCCAACTTGAAAGGTCTAAAGACCTTGGCTATGACAACAAATGGAATCACATTAGCAAGAAAACTTCCCAAGTTGAAAGAGTGTGGGCTTAGTGCATTGAATATTAGCTTAGATACATTGATCCCagcaaaatttgaatttctgaCCAGACGAAAAGGTCATGAAAAGGTTATGGAGTCAATTAATGCTGCCATAGACCTTGGATACAATCCTGTTAAA GTGAATTGTGTTGTAATGCGTGGATTcaatgatgatgaaatatgtgATTTTGTGGAGTTGACTCGTGAGAAACCAATTAATGTTCGGTTTATTGAGTTTATGCCTTTCGATGGAAATGTTTGGAATGTCAAGAAGCTTGTACCCTACGCCGAAATGTTGGACAGAGTG GGTAAACAGTTTAAAGGGCTAAAGAGACTCCAAGATCATGCTAAAGAGACGGCCAAGAATTTTAGGATTGATGGGCATTATGGCACAGTTTCTTTTATCACATCAATGACTGAGCATTTTTGTGCTGGCTGCAATAGGTTGCGTCTTTTGGCAGATGGCAACTTTAAAGTATGCTTATTTGGCCCCTCAGAG ATCTTAGCCCTTAGTTGGATATCaagaatgcttttcttcatGGCGACCTTCAAGAGGAGctctatatggagcaaccacctgggTTTGTTACTCAAGGGGAGTTTAGATTG GTTAGCCTGA
- the LOC127786818 gene encoding GTP 3',8-cyclase, mitochondrial isoform X3, translating into MWRYLSGAFDAYPASRRFRPVNCKIKSYYQSRNSIGRSSLNGHLGRSLTKMFAISCEKLSVDEPKDNSVSDMLVDSFGRLHTYLRISLTERCNLRCQYCMPAEGVELTPSPQLLSQNEIIRLASLFVSSGVDKIRLTGGEPTIRKDIEGICSQLSNLKGLKTLAMTTNGITLARKLPKLKECGLSALNISLDTLIPAKFEFLTRRKGHEKVMESINAAIDLGYNPVKVNCVVMRGFNDDEICDFVELTREKPINVRFIEFMPFDGNVWNVKKLVPYAEMLDRVGKQFKGLKRLQDHAKETAKNFRIDGHYGTVSFITSMTEHFCAGCNRLRLLADGNFKVCLFGPSESHKNPNP; encoded by the exons ATGTGGCGCTACTTGTCCGGAGCTTTTGATGCCTATCCGGCTTCCCGAAGATTTCGCCCG GTGAATTGCAAAATCAAATCATACTACCAATCAAGGAATAGCATCGGACGCAGTTCACTGAATGGTCATCTAGGTCGATCCTTGACAAAGATGTTTGCAATTTCATGTGAGAAGTTATCAGTAGATGAGCCAAAAGATAATTCTGTTTCTGATATGTTAGTTGACTCCTTTGGGAGGCTACATACGTACTTGAGAATCTCCCTGACGGAGCGCTGCAATTTACGTTGCCAGTACTGTATGCCAGCGGAGGGTGTGGAACTCACTCCTAGTCCCCAACTTCTCTCACAGAATGAGATTATTCGTCTAGCCAGTCTTTTTGTCAGCTCTGGGGTGGATAAAATTCGTCTGACTGGTGGAGAGCCTACCATTAGGAAAGATATTGAAGGGATTTGCTCACAGCTCTCCAACTTGAAAGGTCTAAAGACCTTGGCTATGACAACAAATGGAATCACATTAGCAAGAAAACTTCCCAAGTTGAAAGAGTGTGGGCTTAGTGCATTGAATATTAGCTTAGATACATTGATCCCagcaaaatttgaatttctgaCCAGACGAAAAGGTCATGAAAAGGTTATGGAGTCAATTAATGCTGCCATAGACCTTGGATACAATCCTGTTAAA GTGAATTGTGTTGTAATGCGTGGATTcaatgatgatgaaatatgtgATTTTGTGGAGTTGACTCGTGAGAAACCAATTAATGTTCGGTTTATTGAGTTTATGCCTTTCGATGGAAATGTTTGGAATGTCAAGAAGCTTGTACCCTACGCCGAAATGTTGGACAGAGTG GGTAAACAGTTTAAAGGGCTAAAGAGACTCCAAGATCATGCTAAAGAGACGGCCAAGAATTTTAGGATTGATGGGCATTATGGCACAGTTTCTTTTATCACATCAATGACTGAGCATTTTTGTGCTGGCTGCAATAGGTTGCGTCTTTTGGCAGATGGCAACTTTAAAGTATGCTTATTTGGCCCCTCAGAG AGCCACAAAAATCCTAATCCTTAA
- the LOC127786819 gene encoding VQ motif-containing protein 25-like has protein sequence MKTNPSAAASKLALHKNSYAVSKLKPKIRIIHIVAPEIIKTDVANFRQLVQRLTGRSSSAASDKKPGSPQETSSTNTTSSEEVVICSAEAAGKNSIASAESDRIGMRNPEKPEIRMKKESLQEIWKGDEINSSNGYSNYMCGFGDMDRLIQDLQPDYPLLPLSSTSHFNMYEGLPLCQ, from the coding sequence atgaAGACAAATCCTTCAGCAGCAGCTTCAAAGCTGGCCCTGCACAAGAATTCATATGCAGTATCGAAGTTGAAGCCAAAGATACGCATAATCCACATAGTTGCCCCAGAAATCATAAAGACAGATGTGGCGAATTTCCGACAGCTCGTCCAGCGCCTCACCGGAAGATCGTCATCAGCTGCCAGCGACAAAAAACCCGGCAGCCCACAGGAAACAAGCAGCACTAATACTACTTCATCTGAAGAAGTGGTAATTTGCAGCGCTGAAGCTGCAGGCAAGAACTCCATTGCATCTGCAGAAAGTGATCGAATTGGAATGCGCAATCCGGAAAAACCAGAGATCAGGATGAAGAAGGAGAGCCTGCAAGAAATATGGAAAGGTGATGAGATTAATTCATCAAATGGTTATAGTAATTATATGTGTGGTTTTGGTGATATGGATCGACTGATACAAGACCTCCAGCCCGATTACCCTTTGCTGCCTCTAAGCTCTACTTCTCACTTTAACATGTATGAAGGCCTGCCACTTTGCCAGTGA